A portion of the Pseudarthrobacter defluvii genome contains these proteins:
- the gyrA gene encoding DNA gyrase subunit A, translated as MSDETPENPAPEAGTPDTVLEGDVLIDRVEQVDLQTEMQRSYLDYAMAVIVGRALPDVRDGLKPVHRRVLYAMFDGGYRPDRSFNKCARVVGEVMGQYHPHGDTAIYDALVRLIQDWTMRYPLALGQGNFGSPGNDGAAAPRYTETKMAPLAMEMVRDIDEETVDFQDNYDGKNQEPTILPARFPNLLVNGSSGIAVGMATNIPPHNLREVADGVQWYLANPEASREELLEELLVRVKGPDFPTGATILGHKGIEDAYRTGRGSVTMRAVVAVEELQGRTCLVVTELPYQANPDNLAIKIAELVKDGKIQGIADLRDETSGRTGQRLVIVLKRDAVPKVVLNNLYKHTELQSNFSANMLAIVDGVPRTLSLDAFIRHWVTHQMDVIARRTRYRLRKAEEEAHILRALLKALDMLDEVIALIRASSTTEAARDGLMELLDIDELQARAILDMQLRRLAALERQRIQEKHAELEALITEYKEILGSEERQRGIISTELGEIVDKHGDDRRTKILMGYDGDMSMEDLIPEEEMVVTITRGGYVKRTRSDNYRSQQRGGKGIKGAQLRGDDVVEHFFVTTTHHWLLFFTNLGRVYRAKAYELMEAGRDAKGQHVANLMAFQPDEHIAQVLDLKDYQQSPYLVLATKRGLVKKTRLEDYDTNRSAGVIAINLRDGDELVSAQLVSETDDLFLVSRKGQSIRFTATDDALRPMGRATSGVTGMKFREDDELLAADVVTDGSFVFIVTEGGYAKRTAVEEYRLQGRGGLGIKVGKYQEERGHLVGALIVHEEDEVLVVMEGGKVVRSSVAGVPAKGRDTMGVIFAKPDKNDRIIEVARNSERGLEEEESGGDDVTLAEDGGTAGESAAPAMAEESPAVESEDASGDAEPNEDNTEVTSE; from the coding sequence ATGAGCGACGAAACCCCCGAGAATCCCGCCCCCGAGGCCGGAACTCCGGACACCGTTCTTGAAGGTGACGTGCTGATCGACCGCGTGGAGCAGGTGGACCTGCAGACGGAAATGCAGCGTTCCTACCTTGACTACGCCATGGCAGTCATTGTGGGCCGTGCCCTCCCTGACGTCCGGGACGGCCTCAAGCCCGTGCACCGCCGCGTGCTCTACGCGATGTTCGACGGCGGCTACCGCCCCGACCGTTCCTTCAACAAGTGTGCCCGTGTGGTGGGCGAGGTCATGGGCCAGTACCACCCCCATGGTGACACCGCGATCTACGACGCCCTGGTGCGCCTGATCCAGGACTGGACCATGCGCTACCCGCTGGCGCTGGGGCAGGGCAATTTCGGCTCGCCGGGCAACGACGGTGCCGCCGCTCCCCGGTACACCGAAACCAAGATGGCCCCGCTGGCCATGGAGATGGTGCGGGACATCGACGAGGAAACGGTCGATTTCCAGGACAACTACGACGGTAAAAACCAGGAACCCACCATCCTGCCGGCCAGGTTCCCCAACCTGCTGGTGAACGGTTCCTCAGGCATCGCCGTCGGCATGGCCACCAACATCCCGCCGCACAACCTCCGGGAAGTGGCCGACGGTGTGCAGTGGTACCTTGCCAACCCTGAGGCCAGCCGCGAGGAGCTCCTCGAGGAGCTGCTGGTACGGGTCAAGGGGCCCGATTTCCCCACCGGTGCCACCATCCTGGGACACAAGGGCATCGAGGACGCCTACCGGACCGGCCGCGGTTCCGTCACCATGCGCGCCGTGGTTGCCGTGGAGGAGCTGCAGGGACGCACCTGCCTGGTGGTCACGGAACTGCCGTACCAGGCCAACCCGGACAACCTGGCCATCAAGATCGCTGAACTGGTCAAGGACGGCAAGATCCAGGGCATCGCCGACCTTAGGGATGAAACCTCCGGCCGCACCGGCCAGCGGCTGGTCATCGTGCTCAAGCGCGACGCCGTGCCCAAGGTGGTGCTGAACAACCTCTACAAGCACACCGAGCTGCAGAGCAACTTCTCGGCCAACATGCTCGCCATCGTGGACGGCGTGCCGCGCACCCTGAGCCTTGACGCGTTCATCCGCCACTGGGTGACGCACCAGATGGACGTCATCGCCCGCCGTACCAGGTACCGGCTGCGCAAGGCGGAGGAAGAAGCCCACATCCTGCGGGCCCTCCTGAAGGCACTGGACATGCTGGACGAGGTCATTGCCCTTATCCGCGCCTCCAGCACCACCGAGGCCGCACGCGACGGGCTGATGGAACTGCTGGACATCGACGAGCTTCAGGCGCGCGCCATCCTCGACATGCAGCTGCGCCGCCTGGCAGCTCTGGAACGCCAGCGGATCCAGGAAAAGCACGCTGAACTCGAAGCCCTGATCACCGAGTACAAGGAAATCCTTGGCTCCGAAGAGCGCCAGCGCGGGATCATCAGCACCGAGCTGGGCGAAATCGTGGACAAGCACGGCGACGACCGCCGCACCAAGATCCTCATGGGTTACGACGGCGACATGTCCATGGAGGACCTCATCCCCGAAGAGGAGATGGTGGTTACGATCACCCGCGGCGGCTACGTCAAGCGCACCCGCAGTGACAACTACCGGTCACAGCAGCGCGGTGGCAAGGGCATCAAGGGTGCCCAGCTGCGCGGCGACGACGTTGTGGAACACTTCTTCGTCACCACCACCCACCACTGGCTGTTGTTCTTCACCAACCTGGGCCGCGTCTACCGTGCCAAGGCGTACGAGCTGATGGAAGCGGGCAGGGATGCCAAGGGCCAGCACGTTGCCAACCTGATGGCATTCCAGCCCGACGAACACATCGCCCAGGTCCTGGACTTGAAGGACTACCAGCAGTCGCCGTACCTGGTCCTGGCCACCAAGAGGGGCCTGGTGAAGAAGACCCGGCTGGAGGACTACGACACCAACCGTTCGGCCGGGGTCATCGCGATCAACCTGCGTGACGGCGATGAATTGGTCTCCGCGCAGCTCGTCTCGGAAACCGACGACCTCTTCCTGGTGTCCCGCAAGGGCCAGTCGATCCGCTTCACGGCAACCGACGATGCGCTGCGTCCCATGGGACGCGCCACATCCGGCGTGACCGGCATGAAGTTCCGGGAGGACGACGAACTGCTGGCCGCGGACGTGGTCACCGACGGTTCGTTCGTGTTCATCGTGACGGAGGGCGGCTATGCCAAGCGCACGGCGGTGGAGGAATACCGCCTGCAGGGGCGCGGTGGCCTGGGCATCAAGGTAGGCAAGTACCAGGAGGAGCGCGGCCACCTGGTGGGTGCACTCATCGTCCACGAGGAAGATGAAGTCCTGGTGGTCATGGAGGGCGGCAAGGTTGTCCGGTCCTCCGTTGCCGGTGTTCCTGCCAAGGGCCGTGACACCATGGGCGTCATCTTCGCCAAGCCAGACAAGAATGACCGGATCATCGAGGTGGCACGCAACAGTGAACGCGGCCTCGAGGAGGAGGAATCCGGCGGCGATGACGTAACGTTGGCTGAAGATGGCGGTACCG